One genomic region from Rosa rugosa chromosome 1, drRosRugo1.1, whole genome shotgun sequence encodes:
- the LOC133725858 gene encoding heterogeneous nuclear ribonucleoprotein 1-like produces MASKKGDYNPHSGDGASPGKIFIGGLAKNTTLETFIKYFEKYGEIIDSVIMKDRQTGLPRGFGFITYADPSVVDQVIQETHVINDKQVEIKRTIPKGAGQANDFKTKKVFVGGIPRTVTEDELKDFFSKYGNVDEHQIIREHATNRSRGFGFVVFESEKVVDNLLANGNKIDMDGTQVEIKKAEPKKASNPAHVPAFSRDSRAPPYPASYDLVGNTYSGYGPGGYGLPSYGPPSYRSHGEFGNRFDDYNGYSDANDVGVGFEGLRGGPFPGYHGDSSFGYPSRFSSYRGGLGGGYGGSGLGAYGREARGYGSYAGSGSGDGYDSGPGASYEGPRGLYGASRAGYGGSSRYHPYGR; encoded by the exons ATGGCTTCCAAGAAGGGCGACTACAACCCTCACTCCGGCGACGGCGCTAGCCCTGg AAAGATATTCATCGGAGGCTTGGCAAAGAACACCACCTTAG AGACCTTCATTAAGTACTTTGAGAAGTATGGGGAGATAATTGATTCTGTCATCATGAAGGACCGCCAAACGGGGCTTCCTAGGGGTTTCGGCTTTATAACCTATGCCGATCCTTCTGTTGTTGACCAGGTTATTCAAGAGACTCACGTCATCAATGACAAGCAG GTTGAGATAAAGAGAACCATTCCAAAAGGTGCCGGACAAGCTAATGATTTCAAAACTAAGAAAGTTTTTGTAGGCGGGATTCCAAGAACTGTTACAGAAG ATGAATTGAAAGATTTCTTTTCAAAGTATGGTAATGTAGATGAGCATCAGATCATACGCGAGCATGCCACTAACCGCTCTCGAGGGTTTGGATTTGTTGTATTTGAGAGCGAAAAAGTTGTTGATAATTTGCTGGCAAATGGAAATAAAATTGATATGGATGGAACACAG GTTGAGATCAAGAAGGCTGAACCGAAGAAGGCCTCAAACCCCGCTCATGTTCCTGCCTTCAGTAGAGACTCTAGGGCACCCCCATACCCTGCTAGTTATGATTTAGTCGGCAACACATATAGTGGTTATGGCCCTGGTGGTTATGGCCTTCCTTCGTATGGCCCTCCTTCCTATAGGTCACATGGAGAATTTGGCAATAGGTTTGATGATTACAATGGTTATTCAGATGCTAATGATGTTGGTGTTGGGTTTGAGGGTCTCAGAGGTGGCCCTTTTCCTGGTTATCACGGAGATTCTTCATTCGGGTATCCTAGTAGATTTTCATCCTATCGTGGAGGGCTTGGTGGAGGATATGGTGGTAGCGGGTTAGGTGCATATGGGCGTGAAGCTAGGGGCTATGGAAGCTATGCTGGGTCAGGCTCGGGTGATGGTTATGATTCAGGCCCTGGTGCTAGTTATGAAGGACCGCGAGGCTTGTACGGTGCTAGTAGGGCAGGATACGGTGGCAGTAGTCGTTACCACCCTTATGGAAGGTAG
- the LOC133725856 gene encoding long chain acyl-CoA synthetase 8-like, with amino-acid sequence MEDSEGSVLNSPVEENLGASDHLSILKGYGAFGILGAVIIALLVPVLLSTVFLGKKRKQRGVPVQVGGEEGYAMRNIRVTDLIETPHKEATTVPALFEQSCEKYAQNQFLGTRKLIGSEFVTASNGKKFEKLHLGDYEWQTYRQVFDRACNFASGLIKLGHNVDTRAAIFADTCAEWFITFQGCFRQNITVVTIYSSLGEDALIHSLNETQVSTLICDSKQLKKLASISSRLNSIKNVIYFEDEGSSDAKEFESTTNWTVRSISEVEKLGQENSVHPRLPSKNDIAVIMYTSGSTGLPKGVMITHGNIVATTAAVTTLIPSLGSTDAYLAYLPLAHVFELAAESVMMASGVKVGYGSALTLTDTSNKIKKGTKGDVSMLKPTLMTTVPAIIDRIRDAVFKKVEERGGIAKNLFDIGFKRRLAAVEGSWFGAWGLEKLFWDNFVFKVIRLGLGGRIRFMICGGAPLSADSQRFINICMGAPIGQAYGLTETFAGATFSEWDDTAVGRVGPPLPCCYIKLVSWKEGGYLASDKPMPRGEIVIGGPCVTAGYFKNQEKTDEVYKVDENGMRWFYTGDIGMFHSDGCLEIIDRKKDIVKLQHGEYISLGKVEAALINSNYVDNIMVFADPFHNYCVAVVVPVRQALEQWAQGAGIKYNDFSELCGKAEAVSEVQQSLSKVAKEAKLDKFELPGKIYLAPDPWTPESGLVTAALKIKREQIKSKFKSEIEKLYG; translated from the exons ATGGAGGATTCTGAAGGGAGCGTCTTGAACTCACCGGTTGAAGAAAACTTGGGTGCTAGTGATCACTTGTCGATTCTGAAAGGCTATGGAGCATTTGGGATATTGGGTGCTGTTATTATTGCCCTACTTGTGCCTGTGTTGCTGTCAACTGTGTTCCTGGGAAAGAAAAGGAAGCAACGAGGAGTTCCCGTGCAAGTTGGTGGCGAGGAAGGTTATGCAATGCGCAACATTCGTGTTACTGACTTGATTGAAACTCCTCATAAAGAGGCGACAACTGTGCCAGCCTTGTTTGAGCAATCTTGTGAAAAGTACGCACAGAATCAGTTTCTTGGAACCAGGAAGTTGATTGGAAGTGAATTTGTCACAGCTAGCAATGGCAAGAAGTTTGAGAAACTTCACTTAGGAGATTATGAATGGCAAACTTACAGACAAGTCTTTGATCGTGCTTGCAACTTTGCATCTGGCCTTATTAAGTTAGGTCATAATGTGGATACCCGTGCTGCAATTTTTGCTGACACCTGCGCAGAGTGGTTTATAACCTTTCAG GGGTGCTTCCGGCAGAATATTACTGTTGTTACGATCTATTCTTCCCTAGGTGAGGATGCCCTAATCCACTCGCTTAATGAG ACTCAAGTATCAACATTGATCTGTGATTCAAAGCAGTTGAAAAAGCTGGCTTCCATAAGCTCAAGGCTAAATAGCATAAAAAATGTAATTTATTTTGAAGACGAGGGAAGTTCAGATGCTAAAGAATTTGAAAGTACTACCAATTGGACAGTCAGATCCATTTCTGAAGTTGAGAAACTTGGACAAGAAAATTCTGTTCATCCACGTTTACCTTCTAAGAATGACATCGCTGTTATCATGTATACGAGCGGCAGTACAGGTCTACCAAAG GGGGTCATGATAACTCACGGCAATATTGTAGCCACTACGGCAGCTGTTACGACACTGATTCCAAGTCTGGGCAGCACTGATGCATACTTAGCATACTTGCCCTTAGCTCATGTTTTTGAATTGGCCGCGGAG TCTGTGATGATGGCTTCAGGTGTTAAAGTTGGTTATGGTTCAGCATTGACTTTAACAGACACTTCAAATAAAATTAAGAAAGGAACCAAGGGAGATGTTTCTATGTTAAAGCCGACTCTCATGACTACAGTTCCTGCTATTATAGATCGTATTCGTGATGCAGTTTTTAAAAAG GTTGAGGAGAGAGGGGGGATAGCGAAGAACCTTTTTGACATTGGATTTAAACGGCGACTGGCTGCTGTTGAAGGAAGCTGGTTTGGTGCTTGGGGTCTGGAAAAATTGTTTTGGGATAATTTTGTCTTTAAAGTTATACGTCTAGGGCTGGGAGGGCGCATTCGCTTTATGATCTGTGGTGGAGCTCCTTTATCTGCTGATTCACAACGATTCATCAATATCTGCATGGG TGCTCCAATCGGGCAAGCATATGGCTTGACAGAAACATTTGCTGGAGCTACGTTTTCTGAGTGGGATGACACAGCAGTGGGCCGTGTTGGCCCACCATTGCCTTGTTGCTACATTAAG CTTGTTTCTTGGAAAGAAGGTGGATACTTGGCATCTGACAAGCCAATGCCTCGTGGGGAGATTGTAATTGGGGGACCCTGTGTAACTGCTGGGTACTTTAAGAATCAAGAAAAGACTGACGAGGTCTACAAG GTTGACGAGAATGGCATGCGCTGGTTTTATACCGGTGACATTGGAATGTTTCATTCTGATGGATGCCTTGAAATTATAGACAGGAAGAAGGATATCGTTAAACTCCAGCATGGAGAATACATCTCCCTTGGAAAG GTTGAGGCGGCATTGATAAACAGTAATTATGTGGACAATATCATGGTATTTGCAGACCCCTTCCACAACTACTGTGTAGCTGTAGTTGTCCCTGTGCGTCAAGCCCTCGAGCAGTGGGCTCAGGGAGCTGGAATCAAGTACAATGATTTTTCTGAGCTGTGTGGAAAAGCTGAAGCAGTTAGTGAGGTCCAGCAATCCCTCTCCAAG GTAGCAAAAGAAGCTAAATTGGACAAGTTTGAACTTCCTGGAAAGATTTATTTGGCGCCTGATCCATGGACACCTGAATCCGGATTGGTTACTGCTGCTCTCAAGATCAAGAGGGAACAGATCAAGTCCAAGTTCAAAAGTGAGATTGAGAAGTTGTATGGGTGA